One Actinomadura viridis genomic region harbors:
- a CDS encoding DeoR/GlpR family DNA-binding transcription regulator: protein MEGSTRFAAERHERILRLLRERGAMSLHTLATALGASEVTVRRDLRALEEQGLLDRSRGGAAPLGGPAREPTHRQKAGVAVREKAAIAELAAGLVGPQDAVVLGPGTTTEQLALRLARLPGLSVTTNSLLVAHALADAREVDVVLTGGMLRGSIHAMVGGVAERFLATVRVRRAFLSGNGLTSARGLSTPSLPVAGVDQALAAAAEEVVVLADHTKIGVDAPFQTVPPERITHLFTDPQAPRAELDALAAAGTAVHVTETP, encoded by the coding sequence GTGGAGGGATCAACCCGGTTCGCCGCGGAACGTCACGAGCGGATCCTGCGGCTGCTGAGGGAGCGCGGCGCGATGTCGCTGCACACCCTGGCCACCGCGCTCGGCGCCTCGGAGGTGACCGTCCGCCGCGACCTGCGGGCCCTGGAGGAGCAGGGGCTGCTGGACCGCAGCCGGGGCGGCGCCGCCCCGCTCGGCGGCCCGGCCCGCGAGCCGACGCACCGGCAGAAGGCCGGGGTGGCCGTCCGCGAGAAGGCCGCCATCGCCGAGCTCGCCGCCGGTCTCGTCGGTCCGCAGGACGCCGTCGTGCTGGGCCCCGGCACCACCACCGAGCAGCTCGCGCTGCGCCTGGCCCGCCTCCCCGGCCTGTCCGTCACGACCAACTCGCTACTGGTCGCCCACGCCCTGGCCGACGCCCGCGAGGTCGACGTGGTGCTGACCGGCGGCATGCTGCGCGGCTCGATCCACGCCATGGTCGGCGGCGTGGCCGAGCGCTTCCTCGCCACCGTGCGCGTCCGGCGGGCGTTCCTGTCCGGGAACGGGCTGACCTCCGCCCGCGGCCTGTCCACCCCCAGCCTGCCGGTGGCCGGTGTCGACCAGGCCCTGGCCGCCGCGGCCGAGGAGGTGGTCGTCCTGGCCGACCACACCAAGATCGGCGTCGACGCGCCGTTCCAGACGGTGCCGCCGGAGCGCATCACCCATCTGTTCACCGATCCGCAGGCCCCCCGGGCCGAGCTCGACGCGCTCGCCGCCGCCGGCACGGCCGTCCACGTTACGGAAACGCCATGA
- the galK gene encoding galactokinase, whose product METAWWAPGRINLIGEHTDYNGGLVLPFAVPWGVTARVAGRPDGTVRVSSAQRPGREVTVPLEELRPGTPDGWASYAAGVLWALRRAGHPVGGVSIRLDSDLPEGAGLSSSAALECAVAAALDDLWALGLTRVELARVAQRAENDFAGAPTGILDQSAAMLARAGHAVLIDTRDLASTLVPFDLAAAGLRLLIADTGVAHEHRTGGYRARREECERAARALGVPVLGDAPPGARTGDPVLDRRIRHVRTENARVRETVDLLAGGRVRAIGPLLTASHASLRDDYEVSWPEADLAVERALAAGALGARMVGGGFGGSVIALVEEAASTTVRTSVEAAFKAEGHGAPRFLSATPAPGAHRLNEGR is encoded by the coding sequence ATCGAAACAGCATGGTGGGCGCCCGGCCGCATCAATCTCATCGGCGAGCACACCGACTACAACGGCGGGCTGGTGCTGCCCTTCGCCGTCCCCTGGGGCGTCACCGCCCGCGTCGCCGGACGGCCGGACGGGACCGTGCGGGTGTCCAGTGCCCAGCGGCCCGGCCGGGAGGTCACCGTGCCGCTGGAGGAGCTGCGGCCGGGAACGCCGGACGGCTGGGCGTCCTACGCCGCCGGTGTCCTCTGGGCGCTGCGCCGCGCCGGCCACCCGGTCGGCGGCGTCTCGATCCGGCTGGACTCCGACCTTCCCGAGGGGGCCGGGCTGTCCTCGTCGGCGGCGCTGGAATGCGCGGTGGCGGCGGCACTCGACGACCTGTGGGCGCTCGGCCTGACCCGCGTCGAGCTGGCCCGGGTCGCCCAGCGCGCGGAGAACGACTTCGCCGGAGCGCCCACCGGGATCCTGGACCAGAGCGCCGCCATGCTCGCCCGCGCGGGCCACGCCGTCCTCATCGACACCCGCGACCTGGCGAGCACGCTCGTCCCGTTCGACCTGGCCGCCGCCGGGCTCCGGCTGCTCATCGCCGACACCGGGGTCGCGCACGAGCACCGCACCGGCGGGTACCGCGCCCGCCGCGAGGAGTGCGAACGGGCGGCCCGCGCCCTGGGCGTCCCCGTGCTGGGCGACGCCCCGCCCGGCGCGCGAACGGGAGACCCGGTGCTCGACCGCAGGATCCGCCACGTCCGGACCGAGAACGCCCGCGTCCGGGAGACCGTCGACCTGCTGGCCGGCGGCCGGGTGCGCGCGATCGGGCCGCTCCTGACGGCCTCGCACGCCTCGCTGCGGGACGACTACGAGGTCTCCTGGCCGGAAGCCGACCTGGCCGTCGAGCGCGCCCTCGCGGCCGGCGCGCTCGGCGCCAGGATGGTCGGCGGCGGCTTCGGCGGCTCGGTCATCGCCCTGGTGGAGGAGGCCGCCTCCACCACCGTGCGAACGTCGGTCGAAGCCGCCTTCAAGGCCGAGGGGCACGGCGCCCCGCGCTTCCTGAGCGCCACCCCCGCACCGGGAGCCCACCGCCTGAACGAAGGTCGGTGA
- a CDS encoding CaiB/BaiF CoA transferase family protein encodes MALLDGLRVLDLTMWRPGPYTTQLLAQLGADVIKVEPPGGEPMRAFRRHFDLLNQRKRAVVLDLKDPAGRARCLELAAGAEVFVEGFRPGVAGRLGVGHEALLGVNPSLVYCSLSGYGASGPLSAVPGHDVNYRAYAGGLPPGAVSPDAGDLPVADMAAATMAAFAITAACLKARATGAGERIDLGMADVVAHWVGTVPETRETVREHFHGPVPGYGVYATRDGRQISLGVVSEQHLWAASCRALGLGEHADVPFTERLGRLRELDAEVAAAVGRLTRDEAVALLEAAGAPVAPLLTRSEMMAHEHFRSRGVIADGTVGVPVRTTAHPSLPPGPVPGLDEHRGEGWRAG; translated from the coding sequence ATGGCGTTGCTGGACGGGCTGCGGGTACTGGATCTGACGATGTGGCGGCCCGGGCCGTACACGACGCAGCTGCTGGCCCAGCTGGGCGCGGACGTGATCAAGGTGGAGCCGCCGGGCGGGGAGCCGATGCGGGCGTTCCGCCGCCATTTCGACCTGCTCAACCAGCGCAAGCGGGCCGTCGTGCTCGATCTCAAGGACCCGGCGGGCCGGGCCCGGTGCCTGGAGCTGGCGGCCGGTGCCGAGGTGTTCGTGGAGGGGTTCCGGCCGGGTGTCGCCGGACGGCTCGGTGTGGGCCACGAGGCCCTGCTCGGGGTCAACCCAAGCCTGGTGTACTGCTCGCTGTCGGGGTACGGGGCGTCCGGGCCGCTGTCGGCGGTGCCCGGCCATGACGTGAACTACCGCGCGTACGCGGGGGGCCTGCCGCCCGGGGCGGTGTCACCGGACGCGGGCGACCTGCCGGTGGCCGACATGGCCGCGGCCACGATGGCCGCGTTCGCGATCACCGCGGCCTGCCTCAAGGCGCGGGCCACCGGCGCCGGTGAGCGGATCGATCTGGGCATGGCCGATGTCGTGGCGCACTGGGTCGGCACGGTGCCGGAGACGCGGGAGACCGTGCGGGAGCACTTCCACGGCCCGGTCCCCGGGTACGGGGTGTACGCCACCAGGGACGGCCGGCAGATCAGCCTGGGAGTGGTGTCCGAGCAGCACCTGTGGGCGGCGTCCTGCCGGGCGCTGGGGCTCGGCGAGCACGCGGACGTGCCGTTCACCGAACGGCTCGGGCGGCTCCGGGAGCTGGACGCGGAGGTGGCGGCGGCGGTCGGCCGGCTCACCCGGGACGAGGCGGTCGCGCTGCTGGAGGCCGCGGGCGCTCCGGTCGCGCCGTTGCTGACCCGGTCGGAGATGATGGCGCACGAGCATTTCCGGTCCCGCGGTGTGATCGCGGACGGCACCGTGGGGGTGCCGGTCCGCACGACGGCGCATCCGTCACTTCCGCCAGGTCCGGTCCCCGGGCTGGACGAGCATCGCGGCGAGGGCTGGCGGGCCGGCTGA
- a CDS encoding DUF1152 domain-containing protein, which yields MFSLQEPPLFTRLHKADRILISGAGGGFDVYAGLPLALALRAAGKEVHLANLSFSALYGLDLDVWWEEDVARIGPDTPGRDRYFPEGVLARWLRTHGQPSTVYAFPKVGVRPLRDAYRFLVERLDLDAVVLVDGGTDILMRGDESGLGTPEEDMASLAAVHGLDVPDKLVVCAGFGVDAYHGVNHSHVLENLAALDREGAYLGAFSIPRDSKEGALYLDAVAHAQAETPDHPSIVNGSIAAAVRGEFGNVRFTERTAKSELFINPLMALYFAVDLDGLARRSLYLERLENTRLMRQISSIIEDFRHELARTRPPRQFPH from the coding sequence ATGTTCTCCCTCCAGGAGCCGCCGCTCTTCACCCGCCTCCACAAGGCGGACCGGATTCTGATCTCGGGGGCGGGCGGCGGATTCGACGTCTACGCCGGGCTTCCGCTCGCGCTGGCCCTGCGGGCGGCGGGCAAGGAGGTCCACCTGGCCAACCTGTCCTTCAGCGCCCTCTACGGACTGGACCTCGACGTCTGGTGGGAAGAGGACGTGGCCAGGATCGGCCCGGACACCCCCGGCCGTGACCGCTACTTCCCCGAAGGGGTGCTGGCGCGCTGGCTGAGGACGCACGGCCAGCCGTCCACCGTCTACGCGTTCCCGAAGGTGGGCGTGCGGCCGTTGCGCGACGCCTACCGCTTCCTGGTGGAACGCCTCGACCTCGACGCCGTGGTGCTCGTGGACGGCGGCACCGACATCCTCATGCGCGGGGACGAGTCCGGCCTGGGAACGCCCGAGGAGGACATGGCGAGCCTGGCGGCCGTGCACGGGCTGGACGTACCGGACAAGCTCGTCGTCTGCGCGGGCTTCGGCGTGGACGCCTACCACGGCGTGAACCACTCGCACGTGCTGGAGAACCTCGCCGCGCTGGACCGCGAAGGCGCCTACCTCGGAGCGTTCTCGATCCCGCGCGACAGCAAGGAGGGCGCGCTCTACCTGGACGCCGTGGCCCACGCCCAGGCGGAGACCCCCGACCATCCCAGCATCGTCAACGGCTCCATCGCCGCGGCCGTCCGGGGCGAGTTCGGCAACGTGCGGTTCACCGAGCGCACCGCGAAGAGCGAACTCTTCATCAACCCGCTGATGGCCCTCTACTTCGCCGTGGACCTCGACGGCCTGGCCCGCCGCTCGCTCTACCTGGAACGCCTGGAGAACACCCGGCTGATGCGCCAGATCAGCTCCATCATCGAGGACTTCCGCCACGAACTCGCCCGGACCCGGCCACCCCGCCAGTTCCCGCACTGA
- the deoC gene encoding deoxyribose-phosphate aldolase, with product MSGSELRAFLLGLPGVDQVGVEERAARLASRSIKTSAKAEAIDLAISMVDLTTLEGADTPGKVRALCAKAAHPDPSDPGVPKVAAVCVYPDLVGVAVEALEGTGIVVASVATSFPSGRAPLEAKLADTRAAVAAGAGEIDMVIDRGAFLAGDLVKVFEEIVAVRRACGPAHLKVIFETGELVTLDNVRRVSWLAMRAGADFIKTSTGKVAPAATLPVTLVMLEAVRDFHAATGRRVGVKPAGGIRTTKDAIKYLVLVNETAGADWLSPEWFRLGASSLLNDLLMQRRKLSTGVYSGPDYFSLD from the coding sequence ATGAGCGGATCTGAACTGCGTGCCTTCCTGCTGGGTTTGCCGGGTGTGGATCAGGTCGGTGTCGAGGAGCGTGCCGCGCGGCTGGCTTCTCGGTCGATCAAGACCTCGGCGAAGGCGGAGGCGATCGATCTGGCGATCTCGATGGTGGATCTGACGACGTTGGAGGGGGCGGACACGCCGGGGAAGGTGCGGGCGTTGTGCGCCAAGGCCGCCCACCCCGATCCGTCCGATCCGGGTGTGCCGAAGGTCGCCGCCGTGTGCGTGTACCCCGATCTGGTGGGGGTGGCGGTGGAGGCGCTGGAAGGCACCGGGATCGTGGTGGCGAGTGTGGCGACGTCGTTTCCGTCGGGGCGTGCGCCGTTGGAGGCCAAGCTGGCCGATACGCGTGCGGCGGTGGCGGCGGGTGCGGGTGAGATCGACATGGTGATCGATCGGGGCGCGTTCCTGGCGGGGGATTTGGTGAAGGTGTTCGAGGAGATCGTGGCGGTGCGCCGAGCGTGCGGTCCGGCGCATCTGAAGGTGATCTTCGAGACCGGTGAGCTGGTGACGCTGGACAATGTGCGGCGGGTGTCGTGGCTGGCGATGAGGGCGGGCGCCGATTTCATCAAGACCTCGACGGGGAAGGTGGCGCCGGCGGCGACGTTGCCGGTGACGTTGGTGATGCTGGAGGCGGTGCGTGATTTCCACGCGGCGACGGGCCGGCGGGTGGGGGTCAAGCCCGCGGGTGGGATCCGCACGACCAAGGACGCGATCAAGTACCTGGTGCTGGTGAACGAGACCGCGGGGGCGGATTGGCTGAGCCCGGAGTGGTTCCGGCTGGGGGCCTCCAGCCTGCTCAATGATCTGCTGATGCAGCGCCGGAAGCTGAGCACCGGTGTGTATTCGGGTCCCGACTACTTCTCCCTGGACTGA
- a CDS encoding aldehyde dehydrogenase family protein — protein MTFEYAPAPESRDVVDIRPSYGLFIDGEFTGGGGEPFKSVDPSNEETLAQVASADAGDVDRAVAAARRAFVRVWGPMPGAERAKYLFRIARLVQERARELAVLESIDNGKPIRESRDVDVPLVAAHFFYYAGWADKLSHAGFGPDPRPLGVAGQVIPWNFPLLMLAWKVAPALACGNTVVLKPAETTPLTALVFADICRQAGLPAGVVNVVTGAGETGRLVAGHEGVDKVAFTGSTAVGKQIARAVAGTSKRLTLELGGKAANIVFDDAPLDQAVEGIVNGIFFNQGHVCCAGSRLLVQESVAEELLERLKARMATLRVGDPLDKNTDIGAINSAAQLARIRELSQAGVAEGAERWSPECVLPERGFWFAPTVFTGVASSHRIAREEIFGPVLSVLTFRTPGEAVEKANNTPYGLSAGVWSEKGSRILWAAQRLRAGVVWANTFNKFDPASPFGGYKESGFGREGGRHGLEAYLNV, from the coding sequence ATGACTTTCGAGTATGCGCCCGCGCCCGAGTCGCGGGATGTCGTCGATATCCGCCCGTCGTATGGGTTGTTCATCGATGGGGAGTTCACGGGCGGGGGTGGTGAGCCGTTCAAGAGTGTCGATCCGTCCAATGAGGAGACGCTGGCGCAGGTGGCGTCGGCGGATGCGGGGGATGTGGATCGGGCGGTGGCGGCGGCGCGGCGGGCGTTCGTGCGGGTGTGGGGGCCGATGCCGGGGGCCGAGCGGGCCAAGTATCTGTTCCGGATCGCGCGGTTGGTGCAGGAGCGTGCGCGTGAGCTGGCGGTGCTGGAGTCGATCGATAACGGTAAGCCGATCCGGGAGTCGCGGGATGTGGATGTGCCGCTGGTCGCGGCGCATTTCTTCTATTACGCGGGGTGGGCCGACAAGCTCTCCCACGCCGGTTTCGGGCCGGATCCGCGGCCGTTGGGTGTGGCGGGGCAGGTGATTCCGTGGAATTTTCCGTTGCTGATGCTGGCGTGGAAGGTGGCTCCGGCGTTGGCGTGTGGGAACACGGTGGTGTTGAAGCCGGCGGAGACGACGCCGTTGACGGCGTTGGTGTTCGCCGATATCTGCCGTCAGGCGGGGTTGCCTGCGGGTGTGGTGAATGTTGTGACGGGGGCGGGGGAGACCGGTCGTCTGGTGGCGGGGCATGAGGGTGTGGACAAGGTCGCCTTCACCGGTTCCACCGCCGTGGGCAAGCAGATCGCCCGGGCGGTCGCGGGAACCTCCAAGCGTCTGACCCTGGAGCTGGGGGGTAAGGCCGCCAACATCGTCTTCGACGACGCTCCTCTCGACCAGGCGGTGGAGGGGATCGTGAACGGGATCTTCTTCAACCAGGGGCACGTGTGCTGTGCGGGGTCGCGGCTGCTGGTGCAGGAGTCGGTCGCCGAGGAGCTGTTGGAGCGTCTCAAGGCGCGGATGGCGACGCTGCGGGTGGGGGATCCGCTGGACAAGAACACCGACATCGGTGCGATCAACTCCGCCGCGCAGCTGGCCAGGATCCGTGAACTGTCCCAGGCCGGGGTGGCCGAGGGTGCGGAGCGGTGGTCGCCGGAGTGCGTGTTGCCCGAGCGGGGGTTCTGGTTCGCGCCGACGGTTTTCACGGGGGTGGCGTCCTCGCACCGGATCGCGCGGGAGGAGATCTTCGGGCCGGTGTTGTCGGTGTTGACCTTCCGGACTCCGGGTGAGGCGGTGGAGAAGGCCAACAACACTCCGTACGGGTTGTCGGCGGGGGTGTGGTCGGAGAAGGGTTCGCGGATCTTGTGGGCGGCGCAGCGGTTGCGGGCGGGGGTGGTGTGGGCCAACACCTTCAACAAGTTCGATCCCGCCTCGCCGTTCGGTGGTTACAAGGAATCGGGGTTCGGCCGCGAGGGCGGACGGCACGGGCTGGAGGCCTACCTCAATGTCTGA
- a CDS encoding aldehyde dehydrogenase family protein: MSDTANNATSKPGGRLAVRKTYKLFIGGAFPRSESGRSYVVNDSKGAFVANASRASRKDARDAVTAARKAQPGWAGRTAYNRGQILYRIAEMLEGRRAQFIDELRIGGLSKTAAAAETDAAIDRWVWYAGWADKIAAVTGSANPVSGPFFNFSTPEPTGVVAVIAPDSPLLGLVSVVAPVIVSGNTCVAVASEPAPLPAVTLAEVLATSDLPGGVVNLLTGHRAELAPWLASHMDVNAIDLAGAPGDQVAALEEAAAGNLKRVLRPSGTDWAAEPGTARMTAFLETKTVWHPVGV, translated from the coding sequence ATGTCTGACACGGCGAACAACGCCACCTCCAAGCCGGGTGGGCGGCTTGCGGTGCGCAAGACCTACAAGCTGTTCATCGGGGGCGCCTTCCCCCGCTCGGAGTCGGGCAGGTCGTATGTGGTGAACGACAGCAAGGGCGCGTTCGTGGCCAACGCCTCCCGCGCCTCGCGCAAGGACGCCCGTGACGCGGTCACCGCCGCCCGCAAGGCCCAGCCGGGCTGGGCGGGGCGTACCGCCTACAACCGGGGGCAGATCCTGTACCGGATCGCCGAGATGCTGGAGGGCCGCCGGGCCCAGTTCATCGATGAGCTGCGCATCGGTGGCCTGTCCAAGACCGCCGCGGCGGCCGAGACCGACGCCGCGATCGACCGGTGGGTCTGGTACGCGGGGTGGGCCGACAAGATCGCAGCGGTCACCGGTTCGGCCAATCCCGTCTCCGGCCCGTTCTTCAACTTCTCCACCCCCGAACCCACCGGGGTCGTCGCGGTCATCGCGCCGGACTCGCCGTTGCTGGGGTTGGTGTCGGTGGTGGCGCCGGTGATCGTGTCGGGCAACACCTGCGTGGCCGTGGCCTCCGAGCCCGCACCCCTGCCGGCGGTCACCTTGGCCGAGGTGCTGGCGACCTCCGACCTGCCCGGCGGGGTGGTCAACCTGCTCACCGGGCACCGTGCCGAGCTGGCGCCGTGGCTGGCCTCCCACATGGACGTCAACGCCATCGACCTCGCGGGCGCCCCCGGCGACCAGGTGGCGGCGTTGGAGGAGGCCGCGGCCGGCAACCTCAAGCGGGTGCTGCGGCCGTCGGGGACCGATTGGGCGGCCGAGCCCGGAACCGCACGGATGACCGCGTTCCTGGAGACCAAAACCGTCTGGCACCCCGTGGGTGTCTGA
- a CDS encoding DUF2630 family protein produces MDDRQILERIGEYVAEEHELRARYQRGELTGDEENRRLEQLEVALDQCWDLLRQRRARLGAGASPDDAQARPPGEVEGYLQ; encoded by the coding sequence ATGGACGACCGACAGATCCTTGAGCGCATCGGCGAGTACGTGGCCGAGGAGCACGAACTGCGCGCACGCTACCAGCGTGGCGAACTGACAGGGGACGAGGAGAACCGTCGGCTGGAACAGCTGGAGGTGGCCCTGGACCAGTGCTGGGACCTGCTCCGGCAGCGCCGGGCGAGGCTCGGTGCGGGTGCGAGTCCCGACGACGCCCAGGCCCGCCCTCCGGGCGAGGTCGAGGGCTACCTCCAGTAG
- a CDS encoding LLM class flavin-dependent oxidoreductase — protein sequence MGDYGQRLSFGHVLTPEAGAPLVGIARRADRIGLELLGVQDQPYQRRFVDAQTLMATVLSATGRIRVFPAVACLPLRPPAVLAKAMATLDLFSGGRVELGLGAGAFWDAIEAYGGRRLAPGAARAALEEAVHVVRLLWDGRHGARFTGRYYRLDGGGPGLRPAHRIGVWLGVTGPRALALAGRVADGWIAPSERVPPGRLLEAQQRIDEAAAEAGRDPAEIRRIYILSGAIGPGPARTFLNGDSGQWVDEISELALGYGVDTFLYDGDPDYLETFALEIVPAVRDTVSRERL from the coding sequence ATGGGCGACTACGGGCAGCGTCTCAGCTTCGGCCACGTCCTCACGCCCGAGGCCGGTGCCCCGCTGGTCGGGATCGCCCGGCGGGCGGACCGGATCGGGCTGGAGCTGCTCGGCGTCCAGGACCAGCCGTACCAGCGCCGGTTCGTCGACGCGCAGACGCTGATGGCGACCGTGCTGTCGGCCACCGGCCGGATCCGCGTCTTCCCCGCGGTGGCGTGCCTGCCATTGCGGCCTCCCGCCGTCCTCGCCAAGGCGATGGCGACCCTCGACCTGTTCAGCGGCGGCCGGGTGGAACTCGGCCTCGGCGCGGGCGCGTTCTGGGACGCCATCGAGGCGTACGGGGGGCGGCGGCTTGCTCCGGGCGCGGCCCGTGCCGCGCTGGAGGAGGCGGTGCACGTGGTCCGGCTGCTGTGGGACGGGCGGCACGGGGCGCGCTTCACCGGACGGTACTACCGGCTGGACGGGGGCGGGCCCGGCCTGCGCCCGGCGCACCGGATCGGCGTCTGGCTCGGCGTGACCGGGCCGCGCGCGCTGGCGCTCGCCGGGCGGGTCGCCGACGGGTGGATCGCGCCGTCGGAACGGGTGCCGCCCGGGCGGCTCCTGGAGGCCCAGCAGCGGATCGACGAGGCCGCCGCCGAGGCGGGCCGCGACCCGGCGGAGATCCGCCGGATCTACATCCTGAGCGGCGCGATCGGCCCCGGCCCCGCACGGACCTTCCTGAACGGCGACTCCGGGCAGTGGGTGGACGAGATCTCCGAGCTGGCCCTCGGGTACGGCGTCGACACGTTCCTGTACGACGGCGACCCGGACTACCTGGAGACCTTCGCGCTGGAGATCGTCCCGGCCGTGCGGGACACCGTCTCCCGGGAGCGCCTCTGA
- the argS gene encoding arginine--tRNA ligase, which yields MPDPQLVLAARVQAALSAAFGPSYADADPVIRPSQFADLQANVALPLAKKLGRKPREVAAEIVAALDVADVAANVEVSGPGFINLTLRDDWIAEQAQRVLADDRLAVPAAEAPQRVVVEYSSPNVAKEMHVGHLRTTIVGDAIARILEFLGHEVIRDNHVGDWGTPFGMLIEHLLDLGEDAAARDDSSVSDLTAFYQAARAKFDGDEAFADRSRQRVVALQAGDPETLRLWQLLVDASKRYFNSVYRRLGVTLTDDDIKGESFYNDLLAPTAQELEDKGIAVISDGALCAFPPGFTGREGEPLPVIIRKRDGGYNYSTSDLATVRYRVDTEHVDRMVYVVGAPQSLHFQMVFAVARMAGWLNDAVVAEHAEIGNVLGTDGKILRTRAGGTVKLIELLDEAVERAGVEFDKIQHEAELDEETRSAIVEAVGIGAVKYADLSVARDSEYIFDFDRMIAFRGNTGPYLQYAAARIRSIFRKGGLDPEQATGPIALGHPAERALALHLLGFGAVLEQAGATAEPHRLASYIFDLASAYTTFYENCPVLKAPDEETRASRLALCRATLRTLVTGLELLGVPTPERM from the coding sequence ATGCCCGATCCGCAACTCGTACTCGCCGCCCGGGTCCAGGCCGCGCTCAGCGCCGCCTTCGGACCGTCGTACGCGGACGCCGACCCGGTCATCCGGCCGTCGCAGTTCGCCGACCTTCAGGCCAACGTGGCACTGCCGCTGGCCAAGAAGCTGGGCCGCAAGCCGCGAGAGGTCGCGGCCGAGATCGTCGCCGCGCTCGACGTCGCCGACGTCGCGGCGAACGTGGAGGTCAGCGGGCCGGGCTTCATCAACCTGACGCTCCGGGACGACTGGATCGCCGAGCAGGCGCAGCGGGTCCTGGCCGACGACCGGCTGGCGGTCCCCGCCGCCGAGGCCCCGCAGCGGGTCGTGGTGGAGTACTCCTCGCCCAACGTCGCCAAGGAGATGCACGTCGGGCACCTGCGGACGACGATCGTGGGCGACGCGATCGCCCGGATCCTGGAGTTCCTCGGGCACGAGGTGATCCGGGACAACCATGTCGGCGACTGGGGCACCCCGTTCGGCATGCTCATCGAGCACCTGCTCGACCTCGGCGAGGACGCCGCCGCGCGCGACGACTCCTCGGTCAGCGACCTGACCGCGTTCTACCAGGCGGCCCGGGCGAAGTTCGACGGCGACGAGGCGTTCGCCGACCGGTCCCGGCAGCGGGTGGTCGCACTCCAGGCCGGCGACCCCGAGACGCTGCGGCTGTGGCAACTCCTGGTCGACGCCTCCAAGCGGTACTTCAACTCGGTGTACCGGCGGCTCGGCGTCACCCTCACCGACGACGACATCAAGGGCGAGAGCTTCTACAACGACCTGCTGGCCCCGACCGCCCAGGAGCTGGAGGACAAGGGCATCGCGGTGATCAGCGACGGCGCGCTGTGCGCGTTCCCGCCCGGGTTCACCGGCCGGGAGGGCGAGCCGCTGCCGGTCATCATCCGCAAGCGCGACGGCGGCTACAACTACTCCACCAGCGACCTGGCCACCGTCCGGTACCGGGTGGACACCGAGCACGTCGACCGGATGGTCTACGTGGTGGGCGCGCCGCAGTCGCTGCACTTCCAGATGGTGTTCGCGGTGGCCCGGATGGCGGGCTGGCTGAACGACGCGGTGGTGGCCGAGCACGCCGAGATCGGCAACGTGCTGGGCACCGACGGCAAGATCCTGCGCACCCGGGCCGGCGGCACCGTCAAGCTGATCGAGCTGCTGGACGAGGCCGTGGAGCGGGCCGGGGTCGAGTTCGACAAGATCCAGCACGAGGCGGAGCTGGACGAGGAGACCCGTTCGGCCATCGTGGAGGCCGTCGGGATCGGCGCGGTGAAGTACGCCGACCTGTCGGTGGCCCGCGACAGCGAGTACATCTTCGACTTCGACCGGATGATCGCCTTCCGGGGCAACACCGGCCCGTACCTGCAGTACGCCGCCGCCCGGATCCGGTCCATCTTCCGCAAGGGCGGGCTGGACCCCGAGCAGGCCACCGGGCCGATCGCGCTCGGCCACCCGGCCGAGCGGGCGCTGGCCCTGCACCTGCTGGGCTTCGGCGCGGTGCTGGAGCAGGCGGGCGCGACCGCCGAGCCGCACCGGCTGGCGAGCTACATCTTCGACCTGGCCTCGGCGTACACGACGTTCTACGAGAACTGCCCGGTGCTCAAGGCCCCGGACGAGGAGACCAGGGCGTCCCGGCTGGCGCTGTGCCGGGCGACGCTGCGCACCCTGGTCACCGGGCTGGAACTGCTCGGCGTCCCCACGCCCGAACGCATGTGA